A stretch of the Balearica regulorum gibbericeps isolate bBalReg1 chromosome 25, bBalReg1.pri, whole genome shotgun sequence genome encodes the following:
- the KCNA3 gene encoding potassium voltage-gated channel subfamily A member 3, producing the protein MDERRSLLYSPAASSTSRHPQGDSSSSHHNLGYTEQLPPAAPQPAPEQEEEEGEEGEEGSMTVVGGGGDPLLEEPQHPHPLLGGDRYDHPPTPAAVPAGQPAGGGEHECCERVVINISGLRFETQLKTLAQFPETLLGDPRKRMRYFDPLRNEYFFDRNRPSFDAILYYYQSGGRIRRPVNVPIDIFSEEIRFYQLGEEAMEKFREDEGFIREEQRPLPDKEFQRQVWLLFEYPESSGPARGIAIVSVLVILISIVIFCLETLPEFRDDHDYEGTGGTFGTGGGPLPPDVFTNSSSSAASMVSSFTDPFFVVETLCIIWFSFELLVRFFACPSKATFSKNIMNIIDIVAIIPYFITLGTELAERQGNGQQAMSLAILRVIRLVRVFRIFKLSRHSKGLQILGQTLKASMRELGLLIFFLFIGVILFSSAVYFAEADDPSSGFSSIPDAFWWAVVTMTTVGYGDMHPITIGGKIVGSLCAIAGVLTIALPVPVIVSNFNYFYHRETEGEEQAQYMHVGSCQHLSSSEEMRKARSNSTLSKSEYMVIEEGGINHSAFKQAAFKTGNCTTTNNPNCVNIKKIFTDV; encoded by the coding sequence ATGGACGAGCGCCGGAGCTTGCTCTACTCTCCGGCTGCCTCCTCCACCAGCCGGCATCCACAGGGCGACTCGAGCAGCAGCCACCACAACCTGGGCTACACCGAGCagctgccccccgccgcccctcagCCGGCCCCTgagcaagaggaggaagagggtgaagaaggggaggaaggcagcatgACTGTGGTGGGGGGCGGCGGAGACCCTTTGCTGGAAGAGCCACAGCATCCCCATCCTTTGCTAGGGGGGGACCGCTATGATCACCCCCCGACTCCGGCTGCTGTCCCCGCCGGCCAGCCCGCGGGCGGTGGGGAGCACGAGTGCTGTGAGCGGGTAGTGATCAACATCTCGGGGCTGCGGTTCGAGACCCAGCTGAAGACGCTGGCGCAGTTCCCGGAGACGCTGCTGGGGGACCCGCGCAAGAGGATGCGCTACTTTGATCCCCTCCGCAACGAGTATTTTTTCGACCGTAACCGTCCCAGCTTTGACGCCATCCTCTACTACTACCAGTCGGGTGGGCGCATCCGGCGACCCGTCAATGTCCCCATCGATATCTTCTCCGAGGAGATCCGCTTCTACCAGCTGGgggaggaggccatggagaagTTTCGGGAGGATGAGGGTTTCATTCGGGAGGAGCAGCGGCCGCTTCCTGACAAGGAGTTTCAGCGCCAAGTGTGGCTTCTCTTTGAGTACCCCGAGAGCTCTGGGCCAGCCCGAGGCATTGCCATAGTCTCTGTCCTGGTCATCCTTATCTCTATCGTCATCTTCTGTCTGGAGACCCTGCCTGAATTCAGGGATGACCATGACTATGAGGGAACTGGGGGGACCTTTGGGACGGGTGGTGGCCCTCTCCCACCTGATGTCTTCACCAACTCCTCGTCCTCGGCTGCTTCCATGGTGTCGTCCTTCACTGACCCTTTCTTTGTAGTGGAGACTTTGTGCATCATCTGGTTCTCCTTCGAGCTGCTGGTCCGCTTCTTTGCCTGCCCCAGCAAGGCCACCTTCTCCAAGAACATCATGAACATCATTGACATTGTGGCCATCATTCCTTACTTCATCACTCTGGGCACTGAGCTGGCTGAGAGGCAAGGCAATGGCCAGCAAGCCATGTCCTTAGCCATCCTCAGAGTCATCCGGCTGGTCAGGGTCTTCCGCATCTTCAAGCTCTCCCGGCACTCCAAGGGGCTGCAGATCCTGGGGCAGACCCTCAAGGCCAGCATGCGGGAGCTGGGCTtgctaattttcttcctcttcatcgGCGTCATCCTCTTCTCCAGCGCCGTCTACTTCGCAGAAGCCGATGATCCCAGTTCAGGTTTCAGTAGCATCCCAGATGCCTTCTGGTGGGCGGTGGTGACCATGACCACAGTGGGCTACGGGGACATGCACCCCATCACCATTGGGGGCAAGATTGTGGGCTCTCTCTGTGCCATCGCGGGGGTGCTAACCATCGCTCTCCCTGTGCCTGTGATAGTCTCCAATTTCAACTATTTCTACCACCGGGAGACAGAAGGTGAGGAGCAAGCCCAATACATGCACGTTGGGAGCTGCCAGCATCTCTCGTCCAGTGAGGAGATGAGGAAGGCTCGCAGCAATTCCACCCTCAGCAAGTCCGAGTACATGGTGATCGAGGAAGGGGGAATCAACCACAGTGCATTCAAACAGGCTGCCTTTAAGACAGGCAACTGCACTACCACAAACAATCCCAACTGTGTGAACATCAAAAAGATCTTTAcggatgtttaa